The Drosophila mauritiana strain mau12 chromosome 2R, ASM438214v1, whole genome shotgun sequence genome has a segment encoding these proteins:
- the LOC117135458 gene encoding kinesin-like protein unc-104 isoform X2, translated as MSSVKVAVRVRPFNSREIARESKCIIEMAGATTAITNPKVPPNTSDSVKRFNFDYSYWSHDHHDADFSTQSMVYKDIGEEMLQHSFDGYNVCIFAYGQTGAGKSYTMMGRQEEQQEGIIPMICKDLFTRIQDTETDDLKYSVEVSYMEIYCERVRDLLNPKNKGNLRVREHPLLGPYVEDLSKLAVTDYQDIHDLIDEGNKARTVAATNMNETSSRSHAVFTIFFTQRRHDLMTNLTTEKVSKISLVDLAGSERADSTGAKGTRLKEGANINKSLTTLGKVISALAEVASKKKNAKKADFIPYRDSALTWLLRENLGGNSKTAMIAAISPADINYDETLSTLRYADRAKQIVCKAVVNEDANAKLIRELKEEIQKLRDLLKAEGIEVQEEDELTKSTVIKSPTKSRNRNGSTTEMAVDQLQASEKLIAELNETWEEKLKRTEEIRVQREAVFAEMGVAVKEDGITVGVFSPKKTPHLVNLNEDPNLSECLLYYIKEGLTRLGTHEANVPQDIQLSGSHILKEHCTFENKNSTVTLLPHKDAIIYVNGRKLVEPEVLKTGSRVILGKNHVFRFTNPEQARELRDKIETENEAENEVEKTDTQQVDWNFAQCELLEKQGIDLKAEMKKRLDNLEEQYKREKLQADQQFEEQRKTYEARIDALQKQVEEQSMTMSMYSSYSPEDFHQEEDVYNNPMYESCWTAREAGLAAWAFRKWRYHQFTSLRDDLWGNAIFLKEANAISVELKKKVQFQFTLLTDTLYSPLPPELASTVAPLHQEDEFGAPPVSKTLVAVEVTDTKNGATHHWSLEKLRYRLELMRQIYNVESPPSSMLFDTSGMEALSGWISPPSHHPGQQAQLLPVEPPVESERGRLTLANLIPSRQRLELMREMYHNEAEMSPTSPDYNVESLTGGDPFYDRFPWFRMVGRSFIYLSNLLYPVPLVHKVAIVNERGDVRGYLRIAVQPVLDEESIDFNNGVKQSARLVFNEDDAKPKYRALNEKDDVQRYIDNGGLDSKLEELEDVDSGRGIDSNSASECHENSEEPGEHLQVGKEFTFRVTVLQATGIGAEYADIFCQFNFLHRHEEAFSTEPVKNSASGAPLGFYHVQNITVPVTKSFIEYLKTQPIMFKIFGHYQTHPLHKDAKQDFVSRPPPRRMLPPSIPISQPVRSPKFGPLPCAPTSTVLAKHDVLVWFEICELAPNGEYVPSVVEHSDDLPCRGLFLLHQGIQRRIRITIVHEPTTEVKWKDINELVVGRIRNTPESSDEQDEDACVLSLGLFPGEALEVPGDDRSFYRFEAAWDSSLHNSALLNRVSQGGETIYITLSAYLELENCARPAIITKDLSMVIYGRDARTGPRSLKHLFSGQYRNPEANRLTGVYELALRRASEAGSPGVQRRQRRVLDTSSTYVRGEENLHGWRPRGDSLIFDHQWELEKLTRLEEVGRMRHLLLLRERLGMDTNPNPTTKTEKDVCNLAARAATSPVHMVIPQSPQTPVKDPQQIIPEREYNQREQDLMLKCLKLVQGRYTKSEANDTQTQSDVSPSDEGCADMTVSCISSNSMENNKFVIRRRLCSPDRADAPNGWEAPAPATQPALPLRLYVPELEEIRVSPVVARKGLLNVLEHGGSGWKKRWVIVRRPYVFIYRSEKDPVERAVLNLATAHVECSEDQAAMVKIPNTFSVVTKHRGYLLQTLGDKEVHDWLYAINPLLAGQIKSRLARRTLEPASQTASQIQATNAANANSASK; from the exons ATGTCGTCGGTTAAGGTGGCGGTGCGAGTGCGCCCCTTCAACTCGCGGGAAATAGCCAGGGAGTCGAAATGCATCATCGAGATGGCAGGAGCCACAACGG CCATCACCAATCCAAAGGTGCCGCCCAACACAAGCGATTCAGTAAAGCGCTTCAACTTTGACTATTCCTACTGGTCACATGAT CACCACGATGCCGATTTCTCCACACAATCGATGGTGTACAAGGACATTGGCGAGGAGATGTTACAGCACTCCTTCGATGGATACAATGTCTGTATCTTTGCCTACGGCCAGACTGGAGCTGGAAAGTCGTATACCATGATGGGCaggcaggaggagcagcaagAGGGCATAATACCCATGATATGCAAGGATCTGTTCACTCGCATACAGGATACTGAGACCGATGACCTTAAGTACTCG GTTGAGGTGTCCTATATGGAAATCTATTGCGAGAGAGTCAGGGATTTGCTGAATCCGAAAAATAAGGGCAATCTGCGTGTGAGGGAGCATCCTCTTTTGGGTCCCTATGTGGAGGATCTGTCCAAACTGGCCGTTACCGATTACCAAGACATTCACGATCTCATTGATGAAGGCAACAAAGCTCG AACTGTGGCAGCCACTAACATGAACGAAACCAGTTCCCGCTCTCATGCCGTCTTTACAATCTTCTTTACCCAACGTCGTCATGATCTGATGACCAATTTGACCACAGAAAAGGTATCCAAGATTAGCTTGGTGGACTTGGCCGGGTCGGAACGAGCGGATTCCACTGGTGCTAAGGGCACCCGCTTGAAGGAGGGAGCCAACATTAACAAGTCCTTGACCACATTGGGCAAAGTTATTTCAGCTTTGGCGGAAGTG GCTTCCAAGAAAAAGAACGCGAAGAAGGCAGATTTTATTCCGTACCGTGATTCGGCCTTGACCTGGCTGTTACGTGAAAACTTGGGAGGAAACTCGAAGACAGCTATGATTGCAGCTATCTCGCCAGCAGATATTAACTACGATGAAACCCTCAGCACACTGCg CTATGCGGATCGTGCCAAGCAAATTGTTTGCAAGGCTGTGGTCAATGAAGATGCCAATGCCAAGCTGATTCGCGAACTCAAGGAGGAGATCCAGAAGCTGCGGGACTTACTCAAAGCCGAGGGCATTGAAGTGCAGGAAG AGGATGAGCTCACCAAGTCCACGGTGATTAAGTCGCCCACTAAGTCACGTAATCGCAATGGATCCACAACGGAGATGGCTGTGGATCAGCTGCAGGCCAGCGAGAAACTCATTGCAG AACTCAACGAGACCTGGGAGGAGAAACTTAAGCGCACCGAGGAGATTCGCGTGCAGCGAGAGGCGGTCTTCGCCGAAATGGGCGTGGCTGTCAAGGAAGACGGCATAACAGTTGGCGTATTCTCGCCCAAGAAGACTCCGCATTTGGTCAACCTAAACGAGGATCCCAATCTGTCTGAGTGTCTGCTTTACTACATCAAGGAGGGTCTAACTCGGCTGGGTACCCATGAAGCAAATGTTCCCCAGGACATTCAGCTCTCCGGATCGCACATCCTCAAGGAGCACTGCACCTTTGAGAACAAGAACAGCACGGTGACCCTGCTGCCGCACAAGGATGCCATCATCTATGTAAATGGACGCAAGTTGGTTGAGCCGGAGGTTCTTAAGACCGGCTCTCGCGTGATTCTCGGAAAGAACCACGTTTTCCGCTTTACCAATCCGGAACAGGCACGCGAATTGCGGGATAAGATCGAGACCGAAAATGAGGCTGAGAACGAAGTGGAGAAGACAGACACCCAGCAGGTGGACTGGAACTTTGCCCAGTGCGAATTGCTCGAGAAGCAAGGCATTGATCTCAAAGCTGAAATGAAGAAGCGTTTGGACAACTTGGAGGAGCAATACAAGCGGGAGAAACTTCAGGCCGATCAGCAGTTCGAGGAGCAGCGCAAAACGTACGAGGCTCGCATCGATGCTTTGCAGAAGCAAGTGGAGGAGCAATCCATGACAATGTCAATGTACAGCAGCTACTCGCCGGAGGATTTCCACCAGGAGGAGGACGTCTATA ACAATCCTATGTACGAGTCCTGCTGGACAGCCAGAGAGGCTGGCTTGGCTGCCTGGGCTTTCCGCAAGTGGCGTTACCACCAATTCACCTCCCTGCGAGACGATCTCTGGGGCAATGCTATATTCCTTAAGGAAGCCAATGCCATTTCCGTTGAGTTAAAGAAGAAG GTACAATTCCAATTTACTCTCTTGACCGACACCTTGTACTCCCCTTTGCCGCCTGAGCTGGCCTCCACTGTGGCTCCTTTGCATCAGGAGGATGAGTTCGGAGCTCCACCTGTTTCTAAGACCTTGGTGGCCGTCGAAGTTACCGATACTAAGAACGGAGCCACTCACCACTGGTCCCTGGAGAAGTTACG CTATCGCCTCGAGCTGATGAGACAAATATACAATGTCGAGAGCCCACCATCGTCCATGCTGTTCGATACGTCCGGCATGGAGGCATTGAGCGGATGGATCTCACCACCCAGCCATCATCCTGGCCAGCAGGCGCAGCTGCTCCCAGTGGAGCCACCAGTCGAAAGCGAACGGGGCCGTCTCACATTGGCCAATCTGATACCTTCTAG GCAACGTTTGGAGCTGATGCGCGAGATGTACCACAACGAAGCCGAAATGAGTCCCACTTCACCGGATTATAATGTGGAGAGCCTCACTGGTGGAGATCCCTTCTACGATCGCTTCCCCTGGTTCCGCATGGTGGGTCGCTCCTTCATCTATCTGAGCAACCTGCTCTACCCAGTGCCATTGGTCCACAAGGTGGCCATTGTCAATGAACGCGGAGATGTGCGTGGATACCTAAGGATTGCTGTGCAGCCCGTTCTGGATGAGGAGTCCATTGATTTCAATAATGGTGTCAAGCAGTCAGCTCGCTTGGTTTTCAATGAGGATGATGCCAAGCCCAAGTACCGAGCTCTCAATGAAAAGGATGATGTGCAGCGCTATATTGACAATGGTGGTTTGGACAGCAAGTTGGAGG AACTTGAGGATGTGGACTCTGGTCGTGGCATAGACTCTAACTCCGCATCCGAGTGCCATGAAAATTCGGAGGAGCCTGGCGAGCACCTGCAGGTGGGCAAGGAGTTTACTTTCCGGGTCACTGTTCTGCAGGCCACTGGCATTGGGGCTGAATATGCCGATATCTTCTGCCAGTTCAA CTTTTTGCATCGTCATGAGGAGGCGTTCTCCACCGAACCCGTCAAGAATTCGGCATCGGGTGCTCCTCTAGGCTTCTACCATGTGCAGAAC ATAACTGTACCCGTAACCAAATCCTTCATCGAGTATTTAAAAACGCAACCCATAATGTTCAAGATCTTTGGGCACTACCAGACGCACCCATTGCATAAGGATGCCAAACAGGATTTCGTTTCCCGGCCACCACCACGTCGCATGTTGCCACCGAGCATACCGATCAGTCAGCCAGTGCGTAGTCCCAAGTTTGGACCACTACCTTGTGCACCCACGTCTACGGTTTTGGCTAAGCACGATGTTCTGGTTTGGTTTGAAATCTGTGAATTGGCTCCCAATGGAGAATATGTGCCATCG GTGGtggagcacagcgatgatctTCCCTGCCGCGGACTGTTCCTCTTGCATCAGGGCATCCAGCGGCGCATTCGTATTACTATTGTACATGAGCCCACAACCGAGGTGAAGTGGAAGGACATAAATGAGTTGGTGGTTGGACGTATCCGCAATACTCCGGAGTCATCCGATGAGCAGGATGAAGACGCCTGTGTCTTATCTTTGGGCTTGTTCCCAGGCGAGGCTTTGGAGGTGCCCGGAGATGATAGATCGTTCTACCGTTTTGAGGCTGCCTGGGACTCTAGTCTGCACAACTCGGCACTGCTCAACCGCGTTTCTCAAGGCGGTGAGACCATCTACATCACCCTGAGCGCTTACTTGGAG CTGGAGAACTGCGCCCGCCCGGCCATAATTACCAAGGACCTGAGCATGGTAATCTATGGACGCGACGCCCGTACCGGACCGCGCTCTCTGAAGCATCTGTTTTCGGGACAGTACCGAAATCCGGAGGCCAATCGCCTAACCGGGGTTTACGAGCTAGCACTGCGCAGAGCATCCGAAGCAGGTAGTCCAG GTGTACAAAGGCGTCAACGTCGAGTGCTGGACACCAGCTCTACTTATGTGCGCGGCGAGGAGAATCTTCACGGCTGGAGACCAAGGGGTGACTCCCTGATCTTCGACCACCAGTGGGAGTTGGAGAAACTCACCAGACTTGAAGAGGTTGGACGCATGCGGCACTTGCTTTTGCTGCGCGAACGTCTGGGCATGGACACCAACCCGAATCCGACCACCAAGACCGAGAAGGATGTATGCAATCTAGCAGCTCGGGCAGCCACATCACCCGTACATATGGTCATTCCACAATCGCCGCAGACTCCGGTCAAGGACCCACAGCAAATCATTCCAGAACGCGAGTACAACCAACGAGAGCAGGATCTCATGCTTAAGTGCTTAAAGTTGGTGCAGG GACGCTATACTAAGAGCGAGGCCAACGATACACAAACTCAGTCGGATGTTTCGCCTAGCGATGAGGGATGTGCCGACATGACCGTTAGCTGCATCTCCAGCAATTCCATGGA AAACAACAAATTTGTAATTCGACGCAG ATTATGTTCACCGGATCGAGCTGATGCTCCAAACGGCTGGGAGGCACCTGCTCCGGCTACTCAGCCGGCTCTTCCCCTCCGTCTCTATGTGCCGGAACTGGAGGAGATTCGCGTGAGTCCTGTGGTGGCTCGCAAGGGTCTGTTGAATGTCCTGGAGCACGGCGGTTCCGGCTGGAAGAAGCGCTGGGTG ATCGTCCGTCGTCCTTACGTGTTTATCTACCGCTCGGAGAAGGATCCCGTTGAACGGGCTGTCCTTAATCTGGCCACTGCGCATGTGGAGTGCAGCGAGGACCAGGCGGCCATGGTCAAGATACCCAACACATTCAG TGTGGTGACCAAGCATCGTGGCTATCTGTTGCAAACCCTTGGTGACAAGGAAGTACACGACTGGCTGTATGCTATCAATCCATTGCTTGCTGGGCAGATAAA ATCCAGGCTGGCGCGACGGACTTTGGAGCCTGCTAGCCAGACGGCTTCCCAGATCCAGGCCACCAATGCGGCGAACGCCAACAGTGCGAGCAAATGA
- the LOC117135458 gene encoding kinesin-like protein unc-104 isoform X4: MSSVKVAVRVRPFNSREIARESKCIIEMAGATTAITNPKVPPNTSDSVKRFNFDYSYWSHDHHDADFSTQSMVYKDIGEEMLQHSFDGYNVCIFAYGQTGAGKSYTMMGRQEEQQEGIIPMICKDLFTRIQDTETDDLKYSVEVSYMEIYCERVRDLLNPKNKGNLRVREHPLLGPYVEDLSKLAVTDYQDIHDLIDEGNKARTVAATNMNETSSRSHAVFTIFFTQRRHDLMTNLTTEKVSKISLVDLAGSERADSTGAKGTRLKEGANINKSLTTLGKVISALAEVASKKKNAKKADFIPYRDSALTWLLRENLGGNSKTAMIAAISPADINYDETLSTLRYADRAKQIVCKAVVNEDANAKLIRELKEEIQKLRDLLKAEGIEVQEGPDGKVVCEKRDANKDELTKSTVIKSPTKSRNRNGSTTEMAVDQLQASEKLIAELNETWEEKLKRTEEIRVQREAVFAEMGVAVKEDGITVGVFSPKKTPHLVNLNEDPNLSECLLYYIKEGLTRLGTHEANVPQDIQLSGSHILKEHCTFENKNSTVTLLPHKDAIIYVNGRKLVEPEVLKTGSRVILGKNHVFRFTNPEQARELRDKIETENEAENEVEKTDTQQVDWNFAQCELLEKQGIDLKAEMKKRLDNLEEQYKREKLQADQQFEEQRKTYEARIDALQKQVEEQSMTMSMYSSYSPEDFHQEEDVYNNPMYESCWTAREAGLAAWAFRKWRYHQFTSLRDDLWGNAIFLKEANAISVELKKKVQFQFTLLTDTLYSPLPPELASTVAPLHQEDEFGAPPVSKTLVAVEVTDTKNGATHHWSLEKLRQRLELMREMYHNEAEMSPTSPDYNVESLTGGDPFYDRFPWFRMVGRSFIYLSNLLYPVPLVHKVAIVNERGDVRGYLRIAVQPVLDEESIDFNNGVKQSARLVFNEDDAKPKYRALNEKDDVQRYIDNGGLDSKLEELEDVDSGRGIDSNSASECHENSEEPGEHLQVGKEFTFRVTVLQATGIGAEYADIFCQFNFLHRHEEAFSTEPVKNSASGAPLGFYHVQNITVPVTKSFIEYLKTQPIMFKIFGHYQTHPLHKDAKQDFVSRPPPRRMLPPSIPISQPVRSPKFGPLPCAPTSTVLAKHDVLVWFEICELAPNGEYVPSVVEHSDDLPCRGLFLLHQGIQRRIRITIVHEPTTEVKWKDINELVVGRIRNTPESSDEQDEDACVLSLGLFPGEALEVPGDDRSFYRFEAAWDSSLHNSALLNRVSQGGETIYITLSAYLELENCARPAIITKDLSMVIYGRDARTGPRSLKHLFSGQYRNPEANRLTGVYELALRRASEAGVQRRQRRVLDTSSTYVRGEENLHGWRPRGDSLIFDHQWELEKLTRLEEVGRMRHLLLLRERLGMDTNPNPTTKTEKDVCNLAARAATSPVHMVIPQSPQTPVKDPQQIIPEREYNQREQDLMLKCLKLVQGRYTKSEANDTQTQSDVSPSDEGCADMTVSCISSNSMENNKFVIRRRLCSPDRADAPNGWEAPAPATQPALPLRLYVPELEEIRVSPVVARKGLLNVLEHGGSGWKKRWVIVRRPYVFIYRSEKDPVERAVLNLATAHVECSEDQAAMVKIPNTFSVVTKHRGYLLQTLGDKEVHDWLYAINPLLAGQIKSRLARRTLEPASQTASQIQATNAANANSASK; encoded by the exons ATGTCGTCGGTTAAGGTGGCGGTGCGAGTGCGCCCCTTCAACTCGCGGGAAATAGCCAGGGAGTCGAAATGCATCATCGAGATGGCAGGAGCCACAACGG CCATCACCAATCCAAAGGTGCCGCCCAACACAAGCGATTCAGTAAAGCGCTTCAACTTTGACTATTCCTACTGGTCACATGAT CACCACGATGCCGATTTCTCCACACAATCGATGGTGTACAAGGACATTGGCGAGGAGATGTTACAGCACTCCTTCGATGGATACAATGTCTGTATCTTTGCCTACGGCCAGACTGGAGCTGGAAAGTCGTATACCATGATGGGCaggcaggaggagcagcaagAGGGCATAATACCCATGATATGCAAGGATCTGTTCACTCGCATACAGGATACTGAGACCGATGACCTTAAGTACTCG GTTGAGGTGTCCTATATGGAAATCTATTGCGAGAGAGTCAGGGATTTGCTGAATCCGAAAAATAAGGGCAATCTGCGTGTGAGGGAGCATCCTCTTTTGGGTCCCTATGTGGAGGATCTGTCCAAACTGGCCGTTACCGATTACCAAGACATTCACGATCTCATTGATGAAGGCAACAAAGCTCG AACTGTGGCAGCCACTAACATGAACGAAACCAGTTCCCGCTCTCATGCCGTCTTTACAATCTTCTTTACCCAACGTCGTCATGATCTGATGACCAATTTGACCACAGAAAAGGTATCCAAGATTAGCTTGGTGGACTTGGCCGGGTCGGAACGAGCGGATTCCACTGGTGCTAAGGGCACCCGCTTGAAGGAGGGAGCCAACATTAACAAGTCCTTGACCACATTGGGCAAAGTTATTTCAGCTTTGGCGGAAGTG GCTTCCAAGAAAAAGAACGCGAAGAAGGCAGATTTTATTCCGTACCGTGATTCGGCCTTGACCTGGCTGTTACGTGAAAACTTGGGAGGAAACTCGAAGACAGCTATGATTGCAGCTATCTCGCCAGCAGATATTAACTACGATGAAACCCTCAGCACACTGCg CTATGCGGATCGTGCCAAGCAAATTGTTTGCAAGGCTGTGGTCAATGAAGATGCCAATGCCAAGCTGATTCGCGAACTCAAGGAGGAGATCCAGAAGCTGCGGGACTTACTCAAAGCCGAGGGCATTGAAGTGCAGGAAG GACCCGATGGCAAAGTGGTGTGTGAGAAGCGCGATGCGAATA AGGATGAGCTCACCAAGTCCACGGTGATTAAGTCGCCCACTAAGTCACGTAATCGCAATGGATCCACAACGGAGATGGCTGTGGATCAGCTGCAGGCCAGCGAGAAACTCATTGCAG AACTCAACGAGACCTGGGAGGAGAAACTTAAGCGCACCGAGGAGATTCGCGTGCAGCGAGAGGCGGTCTTCGCCGAAATGGGCGTGGCTGTCAAGGAAGACGGCATAACAGTTGGCGTATTCTCGCCCAAGAAGACTCCGCATTTGGTCAACCTAAACGAGGATCCCAATCTGTCTGAGTGTCTGCTTTACTACATCAAGGAGGGTCTAACTCGGCTGGGTACCCATGAAGCAAATGTTCCCCAGGACATTCAGCTCTCCGGATCGCACATCCTCAAGGAGCACTGCACCTTTGAGAACAAGAACAGCACGGTGACCCTGCTGCCGCACAAGGATGCCATCATCTATGTAAATGGACGCAAGTTGGTTGAGCCGGAGGTTCTTAAGACCGGCTCTCGCGTGATTCTCGGAAAGAACCACGTTTTCCGCTTTACCAATCCGGAACAGGCACGCGAATTGCGGGATAAGATCGAGACCGAAAATGAGGCTGAGAACGAAGTGGAGAAGACAGACACCCAGCAGGTGGACTGGAACTTTGCCCAGTGCGAATTGCTCGAGAAGCAAGGCATTGATCTCAAAGCTGAAATGAAGAAGCGTTTGGACAACTTGGAGGAGCAATACAAGCGGGAGAAACTTCAGGCCGATCAGCAGTTCGAGGAGCAGCGCAAAACGTACGAGGCTCGCATCGATGCTTTGCAGAAGCAAGTGGAGGAGCAATCCATGACAATGTCAATGTACAGCAGCTACTCGCCGGAGGATTTCCACCAGGAGGAGGACGTCTATA ACAATCCTATGTACGAGTCCTGCTGGACAGCCAGAGAGGCTGGCTTGGCTGCCTGGGCTTTCCGCAAGTGGCGTTACCACCAATTCACCTCCCTGCGAGACGATCTCTGGGGCAATGCTATATTCCTTAAGGAAGCCAATGCCATTTCCGTTGAGTTAAAGAAGAAG GTACAATTCCAATTTACTCTCTTGACCGACACCTTGTACTCCCCTTTGCCGCCTGAGCTGGCCTCCACTGTGGCTCCTTTGCATCAGGAGGATGAGTTCGGAGCTCCACCTGTTTCTAAGACCTTGGTGGCCGTCGAAGTTACCGATACTAAGAACGGAGCCACTCACCACTGGTCCCTGGAGAAGTTACG GCAACGTTTGGAGCTGATGCGCGAGATGTACCACAACGAAGCCGAAATGAGTCCCACTTCACCGGATTATAATGTGGAGAGCCTCACTGGTGGAGATCCCTTCTACGATCGCTTCCCCTGGTTCCGCATGGTGGGTCGCTCCTTCATCTATCTGAGCAACCTGCTCTACCCAGTGCCATTGGTCCACAAGGTGGCCATTGTCAATGAACGCGGAGATGTGCGTGGATACCTAAGGATTGCTGTGCAGCCCGTTCTGGATGAGGAGTCCATTGATTTCAATAATGGTGTCAAGCAGTCAGCTCGCTTGGTTTTCAATGAGGATGATGCCAAGCCCAAGTACCGAGCTCTCAATGAAAAGGATGATGTGCAGCGCTATATTGACAATGGTGGTTTGGACAGCAAGTTGGAGG AACTTGAGGATGTGGACTCTGGTCGTGGCATAGACTCTAACTCCGCATCCGAGTGCCATGAAAATTCGGAGGAGCCTGGCGAGCACCTGCAGGTGGGCAAGGAGTTTACTTTCCGGGTCACTGTTCTGCAGGCCACTGGCATTGGGGCTGAATATGCCGATATCTTCTGCCAGTTCAA CTTTTTGCATCGTCATGAGGAGGCGTTCTCCACCGAACCCGTCAAGAATTCGGCATCGGGTGCTCCTCTAGGCTTCTACCATGTGCAGAAC ATAACTGTACCCGTAACCAAATCCTTCATCGAGTATTTAAAAACGCAACCCATAATGTTCAAGATCTTTGGGCACTACCAGACGCACCCATTGCATAAGGATGCCAAACAGGATTTCGTTTCCCGGCCACCACCACGTCGCATGTTGCCACCGAGCATACCGATCAGTCAGCCAGTGCGTAGTCCCAAGTTTGGACCACTACCTTGTGCACCCACGTCTACGGTTTTGGCTAAGCACGATGTTCTGGTTTGGTTTGAAATCTGTGAATTGGCTCCCAATGGAGAATATGTGCCATCG GTGGtggagcacagcgatgatctTCCCTGCCGCGGACTGTTCCTCTTGCATCAGGGCATCCAGCGGCGCATTCGTATTACTATTGTACATGAGCCCACAACCGAGGTGAAGTGGAAGGACATAAATGAGTTGGTGGTTGGACGTATCCGCAATACTCCGGAGTCATCCGATGAGCAGGATGAAGACGCCTGTGTCTTATCTTTGGGCTTGTTCCCAGGCGAGGCTTTGGAGGTGCCCGGAGATGATAGATCGTTCTACCGTTTTGAGGCTGCCTGGGACTCTAGTCTGCACAACTCGGCACTGCTCAACCGCGTTTCTCAAGGCGGTGAGACCATCTACATCACCCTGAGCGCTTACTTGGAG CTGGAGAACTGCGCCCGCCCGGCCATAATTACCAAGGACCTGAGCATGGTAATCTATGGACGCGACGCCCGTACCGGACCGCGCTCTCTGAAGCATCTGTTTTCGGGACAGTACCGAAATCCGGAGGCCAATCGCCTAACCGGGGTTTACGAGCTAGCACTGCGCAGAGCATCCGAAGCAG GTGTACAAAGGCGTCAACGTCGAGTGCTGGACACCAGCTCTACTTATGTGCGCGGCGAGGAGAATCTTCACGGCTGGAGACCAAGGGGTGACTCCCTGATCTTCGACCACCAGTGGGAGTTGGAGAAACTCACCAGACTTGAAGAGGTTGGACGCATGCGGCACTTGCTTTTGCTGCGCGAACGTCTGGGCATGGACACCAACCCGAATCCGACCACCAAGACCGAGAAGGATGTATGCAATCTAGCAGCTCGGGCAGCCACATCACCCGTACATATGGTCATTCCACAATCGCCGCAGACTCCGGTCAAGGACCCACAGCAAATCATTCCAGAACGCGAGTACAACCAACGAGAGCAGGATCTCATGCTTAAGTGCTTAAAGTTGGTGCAGG GACGCTATACTAAGAGCGAGGCCAACGATACACAAACTCAGTCGGATGTTTCGCCTAGCGATGAGGGATGTGCCGACATGACCGTTAGCTGCATCTCCAGCAATTCCATGGA AAACAACAAATTTGTAATTCGACGCAG ATTATGTTCACCGGATCGAGCTGATGCTCCAAACGGCTGGGAGGCACCTGCTCCGGCTACTCAGCCGGCTCTTCCCCTCCGTCTCTATGTGCCGGAACTGGAGGAGATTCGCGTGAGTCCTGTGGTGGCTCGCAAGGGTCTGTTGAATGTCCTGGAGCACGGCGGTTCCGGCTGGAAGAAGCGCTGGGTG ATCGTCCGTCGTCCTTACGTGTTTATCTACCGCTCGGAGAAGGATCCCGTTGAACGGGCTGTCCTTAATCTGGCCACTGCGCATGTGGAGTGCAGCGAGGACCAGGCGGCCATGGTCAAGATACCCAACACATTCAG TGTGGTGACCAAGCATCGTGGCTATCTGTTGCAAACCCTTGGTGACAAGGAAGTACACGACTGGCTGTATGCTATCAATCCATTGCTTGCTGGGCAGATAAA ATCCAGGCTGGCGCGACGGACTTTGGAGCCTGCTAGCCAGACGGCTTCCCAGATCCAGGCCACCAATGCGGCGAACGCCAACAGTGCGAGCAAATGA